In Thermus islandicus DSM 21543, a genomic segment contains:
- a CDS encoding SAM hydrolase/SAM-dependent halogenase family protein, with product MRPVFFLSDFGLEDPYAGVVRAVLEERAPGARVADLAHALPPGDLRRAAYALFEAVPYLPEGAVVLAVVDPGVGTARRAIAALGRRWYVGPDNGLFSLAWLLDPPKRAFLLEEVVPPRPKGVEPLPGWRPGAHTFHGRDRFAPAAAHLALDLPPEALGPEVAPEGLLRLPLALSPGPWGEVLTFDRFGNAITTLLAAPLGSFVEVAGRRVRVLRTFGEAAEGEVLAYLGSAGLLEIAVNRGNAREALGLREGMPVRLL from the coding sequence ATGCGGCCCGTCTTCTTCCTCTCGGACTTCGGCCTCGAGGACCCCTACGCGGGGGTGGTGCGGGCGGTGTTGGAGGAGCGGGCCCCAGGGGCGAGGGTGGCCGACCTGGCCCACGCCCTGCCCCCGGGGGACCTGCGCCGGGCCGCCTACGCCCTCTTTGAGGCCGTGCCCTACCTGCCCGAGGGGGCGGTGGTCCTGGCGGTGGTGGACCCGGGGGTGGGCACGGCGAGAAGGGCCATCGCCGCCTTGGGGAGGCGGTGGTACGTGGGCCCCGACAACGGCCTCTTCAGCCTGGCCTGGCTTCTGGACCCCCCCAAGCGGGCCTTCCTCCTGGAAGAGGTAGTCCCGCCCAGGCCCAAAGGCGTGGAGCCCCTTCCTGGCTGGCGCCCGGGGGCGCACACCTTCCACGGCCGCGACCGCTTTGCCCCCGCTGCGGCCCACCTGGCCCTGGACCTACCCCCCGAAGCCCTGGGCCCGGAGGTCGCCCCGGAAGGCCTCCTCCGGCTACCCCTCGCCCTGAGCCCGGGGCCTTGGGGCGAGGTCCTCACCTTTGACCGCTTCGGCAACGCCATCACCACCCTCCTCGCCGCCCCTTTGGGGAGCTTTGTGGAAGTGGCGGGGAGGCGGGTGCGGGTCCTGCGCACCTTCGGCGAGGCGGCGGAAGGGGAGGTCTTGGCCTACTTAGGAAGCGCGGGGCTTCTGGAGATCGCCGTGAACCGGGGTAACGCCCGGGAGGCCCTGGGCCTCCGGGAGGGGATGCCCGTCCGCCTGCTCTAG
- a CDS encoding trimeric intracellular cation channel family protein produces the protein MVEGLVWLGTLAFAATGALKGVEKGFDLLGVLVLATVTAVGGGSIRDVLVGTLPPTALRNEPLLWSVVLTGLLVFRFHPRVHALGPLIHYLDTLGLGLFAALGAERGLQAGLGPFGVALAGTLSGVGGGVLRDVLSGEVPGILYRAGDLYASAAWVGALMVYALHGSYPEGALFLGALTTGLLRIFGRRLGLRLPTPK, from the coding sequence ATGGTTGAGGGACTGGTCTGGCTCGGCACCCTGGCCTTCGCCGCCACCGGGGCCCTCAAGGGGGTGGAGAAGGGGTTTGACCTCTTGGGGGTTCTGGTCCTGGCCACGGTGACCGCCGTGGGGGGCGGGTCCATCCGGGACGTCCTGGTGGGCACCCTACCTCCCACGGCCCTCAGGAACGAGCCCCTTTTGTGGAGCGTGGTCCTCACCGGGCTTCTGGTCTTCCGCTTCCACCCCAGGGTGCACGCCCTGGGACCCCTCATCCACTACCTGGATACCCTGGGCCTGGGCCTCTTCGCCGCCTTAGGGGCGGAAAGGGGCCTTCAGGCGGGCCTCGGCCCCTTTGGCGTGGCCCTGGCGGGCACCCTTTCCGGGGTGGGGGGTGGGGTGTTGCGGGACGTCCTTTCCGGGGAGGTGCCGGGGATCCTCTACCGGGCGGGGGACCTCTACGCCTCGGCGGCCTGGGTGGGGGCCTTGATGGTCTACGCCCTCCACGGAAGCTACCCGGAAGGGGCCTTGTTCCTGGGGGCCCTAACCACGGGGCTCCTTCGGATCTTCGGGCGGAGGCTCGGCCTCCGCCTCCCTACCCCCAAGTAG
- a CDS encoding asparaginase, producing the protein MKAEVLVYRGGLVENRHRASLAVYGEGGLVAYAGSPALVSYLRSSAKPFQALALFLTGAAERFGLDEEEIALATASHDGTPLHVEVAARFLGKLGLGPEHLVCGTHPPLSKEARQALERAGLGPTPLHHNCSGKHAAMLAAALALGAPTEGYERPEHPVQALNRRTLGALAGAEPLHATDGCSVPTFALPLARAARAFYLLARPEEAPEAYREALLRVQGAMRRHPHLVAGPGSIDTLLMERLPLVAKRGAEGYYGLALLSTPKGPLGVALKVEDGSAQAREVLVVALLRALGLPPGPTPWDRPEVRNHRGLPVGHLEARLELAWL; encoded by the coding sequence TACGGGGAAGGGGGGCTTGTGGCCTATGCCGGGAGCCCCGCCCTGGTGAGCTACCTGCGCTCCTCGGCCAAACCCTTTCAGGCCCTGGCCCTTTTCCTCACGGGGGCGGCGGAGCGGTTCGGCCTGGACGAGGAGGAGATCGCCCTGGCCACGGCGAGCCACGACGGCACCCCCCTGCACGTAGAGGTGGCAGCCCGCTTCCTGGGAAAGCTCGGCCTGGGTCCGGAGCACCTGGTCTGCGGCACCCATCCCCCGCTTTCCAAGGAGGCCCGCCAGGCCTTGGAGCGGGCGGGGCTAGGGCCTACCCCGCTTCACCACAACTGCTCGGGCAAGCACGCGGCCATGCTGGCCGCCGCCCTGGCCCTGGGGGCGCCCACGGAGGGCTACGAGCGCCCCGAGCACCCGGTCCAGGCCCTGAACCGCAGGACGCTGGGGGCCCTCGCCGGTGCCGAACCCCTCCACGCCACGGACGGCTGCAGCGTCCCCACCTTCGCCCTGCCCCTCGCCCGGGCGGCCCGGGCCTTTTACCTCCTCGCCAGGCCGGAGGAGGCCCCCGAGGCCTACCGGGAGGCGCTCCTACGGGTGCAGGGGGCCATGCGGCGCCACCCCCACCTGGTGGCGGGGCCGGGGAGCATAGACACCCTCCTCATGGAGAGGCTGCCCCTGGTGGCGAAGCGGGGGGCGGAGGGCTACTACGGCCTGGCCCTCCTCAGCACCCCGAAGGGGCCTTTGGGCGTGGCCCTTAAGGTGGAGGACGGCTCCGCCCAGGCCCGGGAGGTGCTGGTGGTGGCCCTCCTCCGGGCCTTGGGCCTCCCTCCCGGCCCCACCCCCTGGGACCGTCCCGAGGTGAGGAACCATAGGGGGCTTCCCGTGGGCCACCTCGAGGCCCGCCTCGAGCTCGCCTGGCTCTGA
- a CDS encoding AbrB/MazE/SpoVT family DNA-binding domain-containing protein produces MSYTVKATHSTTLTLDAQGRVLLPRPLRKALGLEPGTRLLALVEDGRLVLIPWERAEEELWAELADLKESLAEELLRERRLEAERDG; encoded by the coding sequence ATGAGCTACACGGTGAAGGCCACACACTCCACCACGCTCACCCTGGACGCCCAGGGAAGGGTTCTCCTTCCCCGCCCCTTGCGGAAGGCCCTGGGCCTGGAACCGGGAACCCGTCTGTTGGCCCTGGTGGAGGACGGGCGCCTGGTCCTCATCCCCTGGGAGCGGGCGGAAGAGGAGCTCTGGGCGGAGCTCGCCGACCTCAAGGAGAGCCTCGCCGAGGAGCTCCTGAGGGAGAGGCGGCTGGAGGCCGAGCGGGATGGCTGA
- a CDS encoding cold-shock protein, which produces MKKGTVKWFNAEKGYGFIQQEEGPDVFVHFTAIEAEGFRTLNEGERVEFEVEPGRGGKGPQAKKVRRI; this is translated from the coding sequence ATGAAGAAGGGTACCGTCAAGTGGTTTAACGCGGAAAAGGGCTACGGGTTCATCCAGCAGGAAGAGGGTCCGGATGTGTTTGTGCACTTCACGGCCATAGAGGCCGAAGGCTTCCGCACCCTGAACGAGGGGGAGCGGGTGGAGTTTGAGGTGGAGCCCGGCCGGGGCGGCAAGGGGCCCCAGGCCAAGAAGGTGCGGCGCATCTAA
- a CDS encoding CBS domain-containing protein translates to MTVRQILLRKRRGVYAIGPEATVLEALKRLAEHDVGALLVMEGDRLLGIFSERDYARKLVLLGRFSKDTRVEEVMTREVITVGPDADLAEAMRLMTEHRVRHLPVVEGGKVVGVISIGDAVKAIISEQEILIEELSRYVSENR, encoded by the coding sequence ATGACGGTCCGGCAGATCCTGTTGCGCAAGAGGAGGGGGGTCTACGCCATAGGCCCGGAGGCCACGGTCCTGGAAGCCCTGAAGAGGCTCGCCGAGCACGATGTCGGCGCCCTGCTGGTCATGGAGGGGGACAGGCTCCTGGGCATCTTTTCCGAACGGGACTACGCCCGCAAGCTTGTGCTCCTAGGCCGCTTCTCCAAGGACACCCGGGTAGAGGAGGTCATGACCCGGGAGGTGATCACCGTAGGCCCCGACGCCGATCTGGCCGAGGCCATGCGCCTCATGACCGAGCACCGGGTGCGCCACCTGCCCGTGGTGGAGGGGGGAAAGGTGGTGGGGGTGATCTCCATCGGGGATGCGGTCAAGGCCATCATCAGCGAGCAGGAGATCCTCATAGAGGAGCTTTCCCGGTACGTTTCCGAGAACCGCTAG
- a CDS encoding HD domain-containing protein — protein sequence MPSFEEALALMEAWTESESLRRHMRAVEVAMRAYARRFGEDEELWAMAGVLHDMDYEKHPEAHPYRGVEELRRLGYPEAVLEAILGHASYTGVPRRSLMAKALFAVDELTGLITAAVYVRPDRSILGLELPSLKKKFKDKAFAKGVNREEIRLGAEELGVPLDEHMDFVLEAMKREAALLGLA from the coding sequence ATGCCGAGCTTTGAGGAGGCCCTGGCCCTCATGGAGGCTTGGACGGAAAGCGAGTCCCTAAGGCGGCACATGCGGGCGGTGGAGGTGGCCATGCGGGCCTACGCCAGGCGCTTTGGCGAGGACGAGGAGCTTTGGGCCATGGCCGGGGTCCTCCACGACATGGACTACGAGAAGCACCCCGAGGCCCACCCCTACCGGGGGGTGGAGGAGCTGAGGCGCCTGGGCTACCCGGAGGCGGTCCTCGAGGCCATCCTGGGCCACGCCAGCTACACCGGGGTTCCCCGCAGGAGCCTCATGGCCAAGGCCCTCTTCGCCGTGGACGAGCTCACGGGCCTCATCACCGCGGCCGTCTACGTCCGCCCCGACCGATCCATCCTGGGCCTGGAGCTCCCAAGCCTCAAGAAGAAGTTCAAGGACAAGGCCTTCGCCAAGGGGGTGAACCGGGAGGAGATCCGCCTTGGGGCCGAGGAGCTCGGGGTGCCCCTGGACGAGCACATGGACTTCGTCCTCGAGGCCATGAAGCGGGAGGCCGCCCTCCTGGGCCTGGCCTAA
- the ispF gene encoding 2-C-methyl-D-erythritol 2,4-cyclodiphosphate synthase has product MRLGYGEDSHLLAEGRPLYLCGLLIPSPVGAVAHSDGDAALHALTDALLSAYGLGDIGLLFPDTDPRWQNAPSRLFLEEALRQVEKRGGRLLQASLVLTLDRPKLNPYREALAKGLAGLLGLPLDRIGLAFKTSEGLAPQHVQARAVVLLDG; this is encoded by the coding sequence ATGCGCCTCGGCTACGGCGAGGACAGCCATCTTCTTGCGGAGGGCAGGCCCCTCTACCTCTGCGGCCTCCTCATCCCAAGCCCCGTGGGGGCCGTGGCCCACTCCGACGGGGACGCCGCGTTGCACGCCCTCACCGACGCCCTGCTTTCCGCCTACGGCCTAGGGGACATCGGCCTGCTCTTTCCCGACACCGACCCTCGGTGGCAGAACGCCCCAAGCCGCCTCTTTCTGGAGGAGGCCCTGCGCCAGGTGGAAAAGCGGGGCGGGCGGCTCCTCCAGGCAAGCCTCGTCCTCACCCTAGACCGGCCCAAACTCAACCCCTACCGGGAGGCCCTGGCCAAGGGCCTCGCCGGGCTCCTTGGCCTCCCCCTAGACCGCATCGGTCTGGCCTTCAAGACCTCGGAGGGCCTGGCCCCCCAGCACGTCCAGGCCCGGGCGGTGGTGCTTTTGGATGGTTGA
- the surE gene encoding 5'/3'-nucleotidase SurE: protein MRILVSNDDGIFSPGIKALGLAMRALGEVYVVAPDVERSAVGHGITVRHPLRFKHTQSAGFGEIPAYRVDGTPADCVVLGVHLLGWPDLLVSGINLGVNLGLDLTHSGTVAAALEGASLGIPSLAFSLDTSGEELNFARAAEWAVRLARRVAERGLPKGVLLNVNFPAGAPKGVLVTRLSTHRFEDRVVERLDPEGRPYYWIAGTPVGEEEEGTDLWAVRRGYISVTPVSLDFTALDFLPELARWLGVPEGP, encoded by the coding sequence ATGCGCATCCTGGTCTCCAACGACGACGGCATCTTCTCCCCCGGCATCAAGGCCCTGGGGCTGGCCATGCGGGCCCTGGGGGAGGTCTACGTGGTGGCCCCCGACGTGGAGCGGTCGGCGGTGGGCCACGGCATTACCGTGCGCCATCCCCTGCGCTTCAAGCACACGCAGAGCGCCGGGTTCGGGGAGATCCCCGCCTACCGGGTGGACGGCACCCCGGCGGACTGCGTGGTCCTGGGGGTCCACCTCCTGGGGTGGCCGGACCTCTTGGTCTCCGGCATCAACCTCGGGGTGAACCTCGGCCTGGACCTCACCCACTCGGGCACGGTGGCCGCGGCCCTCGAGGGGGCCTCCTTGGGCATTCCCTCCCTCGCCTTTAGCCTGGACACCTCGGGGGAGGAGCTGAACTTTGCCCGTGCGGCAGAGTGGGCGGTGCGCCTGGCCCGGCGGGTGGCGGAACGGGGGCTGCCCAAGGGGGTCCTCCTCAACGTGAACTTTCCCGCCGGCGCCCCCAAGGGGGTCCTCGTCACCCGCCTCTCCACCCACCGCTTTGAGGACCGGGTGGTGGAGCGCCTGGACCCCGAGGGGAGGCCCTACTACTGGATCGCCGGGACCCCTGTGGGGGAAGAGGAGGAGGGCACGGACCTTTGGGCGGTGCGCCGGGGCTACATCTCCGTCACCCCGGTGAGCCTGGACTTCACCGCCTTGGACTTCCTCCCCGAGCTTGCCCGGTGGCTTGGGGTCCCGGAAGGCCCCTAG
- a CDS encoding FUN14 domain-containing protein, whose amino-acid sequence MELPNLAPYLGQITFGGLAGYAVGYALKKVGRALAVVLGLLFIALQLLAQAGYVEVDWTRIQKDVEPLLQQSGLQSLWHRLVATLTYNLPFGASFVGGLLLGLRAG is encoded by the coding sequence GTGGAGCTGCCCAACCTTGCCCCTTACCTGGGCCAGATCACCTTTGGCGGCCTGGCAGGGTACGCCGTGGGCTACGCCCTGAAAAAGGTGGGGCGCGCCCTTGCCGTCGTCCTCGGCCTGCTCTTCATCGCCCTCCAGCTCCTGGCCCAGGCCGGCTACGTGGAGGTGGACTGGACCCGCATCCAAAAGGACGTGGAGCCCCTCCTGCAGCAGTCTGGACTACAAAGCCTCTGGCACCGGCTCGTGGCCACGCTCACCTACAACCTCCCCTTCGGGGCCAGCTTTGTGGGGGGGCTCCTCCTGGGCCTCCGCGCGGGCTGA
- a CDS encoding phage holin family protein yields MRGLLARLLLNTLALWLVSLLYPGVAFAPGSGLADYLVAGAIWGLANALIRPVFLLLTLPLNLLTLGLFTLVVNGVVLYLVAQVTALEVQGFAGAFVGALLLSLVSLVLNWLFRD; encoded by the coding sequence ATGCGGGGACTCCTGGCGCGGCTCCTCCTCAACACCCTGGCCCTGTGGCTGGTGAGCCTGCTCTATCCCGGGGTGGCCTTCGCCCCCGGGTCGGGGTTGGCCGACTACTTGGTGGCGGGGGCCATCTGGGGGCTGGCCAACGCCCTCATCCGGCCCGTGTTCCTCCTCCTCACCCTGCCTTTGAACCTCCTCACGCTGGGGCTTTTCACCCTGGTGGTGAACGGGGTGGTCCTCTACCTGGTGGCCCAGGTGACGGCCCTCGAGGTCCAGGGCTTCGCCGGTGCCTTCGTGGGCGCCCTCCTCCTCTCCCTGGTCAGCCTGGTGCTCAACTGGCTCTTCCGGGACTAG